Proteins found in one Allorhizobium pseudoryzae genomic segment:
- a CDS encoding cytochrome c biogenesis CcdA family protein: MLSALTFATLAGMLSILSPCVLPLVPIVLSTAASRHRFGPAALAGGLAVSFVAVGLFVALVGFGLGLDLGVFRSTGAVIMILIGTVMILPSLQARVALAAGPIGNWTERRFGGFDDAGWQGQFGVGLLLGTVWSPCVGPTLGAASLMAARGENLGQVVVTMLAFGIGAALPLLVLGSLSRDMFNRNRDRMLGAGKWLKSVFGGILIVIGLLILTGIDKQLEARLVEMSPAWLTALTTRF; this comes from the coding sequence ATGCTGTCTGCCCTCACCTTCGCAACGCTGGCCGGCATGCTGTCGATCCTGTCGCCCTGCGTGCTGCCACTGGTGCCGATCGTGCTGTCGACCGCGGCAAGCCGCCACCGGTTCGGCCCGGCGGCGCTCGCCGGCGGGCTTGCCGTCTCCTTCGTGGCGGTCGGCCTGTTCGTCGCCCTGGTGGGATTTGGCCTGGGGCTGGATCTCGGCGTCTTCCGTTCGACAGGCGCCGTCATCATGATCCTCATCGGCACCGTGATGATCCTGCCATCGCTGCAGGCGCGCGTGGCGCTGGCAGCCGGTCCCATCGGCAACTGGACCGAACGGCGCTTCGGCGGGTTCGACGATGCCGGCTGGCAGGGTCAGTTCGGGGTCGGGCTGCTGCTCGGCACCGTCTGGAGCCCCTGCGTGGGGCCGACACTTGGCGCAGCCTCGCTGATGGCGGCGCGTGGCGAGAACCTCGGTCAGGTCGTCGTGACCATGCTTGCCTTCGGCATTGGCGCCGCTCTGCCGCTTTTGGTGCTGGGGTCGCTGTCCCGCGACATGTTCAATCGCAATCGCGATCGCATGCTGGGCGCCGGCAAGTGGCTGAAGAGCGTCTTCGGCGGTATTCTCATCGTCATCGGACTGCTGATCCTGACCGGCATCGACAAGCAGCTGGAAGCGAGACTGGTCGAGATGTCACCGGCCTGGCTGACGGCACTCACCACGCGGTTCTGA
- a CDS encoding polyprenyl synthetase family protein, whose amino-acid sequence MGVVIPLDEGKSKQASVQPLVDLTKADMNRVNQLILSKAGSDVEMIPEVANHLISSGGKRLRPMLTLAAAEMFGYQGEGHIKLATSVEFMHTATLLHDDVVDESDMRRGKSTARMIWGNQASVLVGDFLLGQAFKMMVEVGSLEALDVLATAASVIAEGEVLQLSVAKNMETTEDDYLSVIRAKTAALFAAAAEVGPIIANTDKASRAALKSYGMNLGLAFQLVDDALDYGGKAADLGKNVGDDFREGKITLPVILSYRRGSEEDRAFWKTAIEQGESTDANLERALGLISKYSGLTDTIARAKHYGAIARDALSPLPASPHKAALMEVIDFCIERVN is encoded by the coding sequence TTGGGCGTCGTTATTCCGCTCGACGAGGGCAAAAGCAAGCAGGCATCCGTCCAACCGCTTGTCGATCTGACAAAGGCGGACATGAACCGGGTGAACCAGCTGATCCTCTCCAAGGCTGGCTCGGACGTCGAGATGATTCCCGAGGTGGCCAACCACCTCATTTCATCCGGCGGCAAACGTCTGCGCCCGATGCTGACGCTCGCGGCAGCCGAAATGTTCGGCTATCAGGGCGAAGGCCATATCAAGCTCGCCACCAGCGTCGAGTTCATGCACACCGCAACACTTCTGCATGACGATGTGGTGGACGAGAGCGACATGCGGCGCGGCAAATCCACGGCACGGATGATCTGGGGCAACCAGGCGAGCGTGCTTGTGGGCGATTTCCTGCTCGGCCAGGCCTTCAAGATGATGGTCGAGGTCGGCTCGCTCGAAGCACTCGACGTTCTGGCAACGGCGGCTTCCGTGATTGCCGAGGGCGAGGTGCTGCAGCTGTCGGTCGCCAAGAACATGGAAACGACGGAAGACGACTATCTCTCCGTCATCCGCGCCAAGACGGCGGCCCTGTTTGCCGCGGCAGCCGAAGTCGGCCCGATCATTGCCAATACCGACAAGGCGAGCCGCGCGGCGCTGAAATCCTACGGCATGAACCTTGGCCTTGCCTTCCAGCTGGTCGATGACGCGCTCGATTACGGCGGCAAGGCTGCCGATCTCGGCAAGAATGTCGGCGACGATTTCCGCGAGGGCAAGATCACGCTTCCGGTCATTCTCTCCTATCGCCGCGGCAGCGAGGAAGACCGGGCCTTCTGGAAAACCGCCATCGAACAGGGTGAAAGCACCGATGCCAACCTGGAGCGGGCGCTTGGCCTGATCTCCAAGTACAGCGGGCTCACCGACACCATTGCACGGGCCAAGCACTACGGTGCGATTGCCCGCGACGCACTGTCGCCGCTTCCGGCGTCTCCTCACAAGGCGGCGCTGATGGAGGTGATCGATTTCTGCATCGAACGCGTCAACTAA
- a CDS encoding putative signal transducing protein: protein MKELIRSNDAVVLSFATSLLNDAGIHCLVADQSMSILEGSLGLLPRRLLVETDRAEEARRLLIDAGLGAELKDADD from the coding sequence ATGAAAGAATTGATCCGCTCCAATGATGCGGTTGTCCTGTCCTTTGCGACAAGCCTCCTCAACGATGCCGGCATCCATTGCCTGGTTGCCGACCAATCCATGAGCATCCTCGAAGGTTCCCTCGGGCTCCTGCCACGCCGGCTTCTGGTGGAGACCGATCGCGCGGAGGAAGCACGCCGTCTGCTGATCGATGCGGGGCTCGGCGCAGAGCTGAAGGATGCCGATGACTGA
- a CDS encoding S49 family peptidase, translating to MAGFWTRWIPKRLRKEGVTIPVVRLHGAIMSGGSQFRPALNLANVAGALEKAFSKKDAPVVAISINSPGGSPVQSRLIYQRIRALADEKKKRVLVFVEDVAASGGYMIALAGDEILVDPTSIVGSIGVVSGGFGFPELLKKIGVERRVYTAGENKVILDPFQPEKEGDIEYLKTLQLEIHKVFIDMVKLRRGERLADDATIFSGLFWTGVRGVDLGLVDGVGEMREVLKRRFGPQTKLELVGGGRGLFGRRVPGVIFGSDHGQAMAASAASGLAETLEERALWGRYGL from the coding sequence ATGGCTGGGTTCTGGACGCGGTGGATACCGAAACGGTTGCGCAAGGAAGGGGTCACGATCCCCGTGGTCCGTCTGCACGGGGCCATCATGTCCGGCGGCAGCCAGTTCCGGCCAGCGCTGAACCTCGCCAACGTTGCCGGTGCGCTGGAAAAGGCCTTTTCGAAGAAGGATGCGCCGGTCGTTGCCATCTCCATCAATTCGCCGGGCGGTTCGCCTGTCCAGTCGCGGCTGATCTACCAGCGCATCCGTGCACTGGCGGACGAAAAGAAGAAGCGTGTTCTGGTCTTCGTCGAGGATGTGGCAGCCTCCGGCGGCTACATGATCGCGCTCGCCGGCGACGAGATTCTCGTCGATCCTACATCCATCGTCGGTTCGATTGGCGTCGTCTCGGGCGGCTTCGGTTTTCCGGAACTCCTGAAGAAGATCGGCGTCGAGCGCCGGGTCTATACCGCCGGCGAGAACAAGGTGATCCTCGATCCGTTCCAGCCGGAAAAGGAAGGCGACATCGAGTATCTGAAGACGCTGCAGTTGGAAATCCACAAGGTCTTCATCGACATGGTGAAGCTGCGCCGCGGCGAGCGGTTGGCCGATGATGCGACGATCTTTTCCGGCCTGTTCTGGACCGGTGTGCGCGGTGTCGATCTCGGCCTGGTCGATGGTGTCGGCGAGATGCGTGAGGTGCTGAAACGCCGTTTCGGGCCGCAAACCAAGCTGGAGCTGGTTGGCGGCGGGCGCGGCCTGTTTGGCCGGCGTGTGCCGGGCGTCATTTTCGGCAGTGATCACGGGCAGGCGATGGCCGCATCCGCTGCATCGGGTCTTGCCGAGACGCTGGAAGAGCGGGCATTGTGGGGCCGTTACGGGCTCTGA
- a CDS encoding tRNA1(Val) (adenine(37)-N6)-methyltransferase, with protein sequence MTDPTTDTIDAFHRGRFHLVQPKSGGHRAGMDAMMLAALVVGEGPIRVADLGAGAGAAGLAVAARLDQAHVTLFERSAQMADYARRTLALPDNAALAPRVRVVEADVTLRGKPRVEAGLLDDHFHHVIMNPPFNDGRDRRTPDALKAEAHAMPEDLFEAWIRTAGAIMIPGGQLSLIARPESVAEIVAACGRRFGGLELTAIHPRSGEDAIRLLVTAIKGSRARLKWRAPLVMHDDVGHAFAPFVDDLNNGRAAYPRR encoded by the coding sequence ATGACTGATCCGACCACCGACACGATCGACGCCTTCCACCGCGGCCGTTTCCATCTCGTGCAGCCGAAGAGCGGTGGCCATCGGGCCGGCATGGATGCCATGATGCTCGCCGCGCTCGTGGTGGGCGAGGGGCCGATACGGGTCGCCGATCTCGGCGCCGGCGCCGGCGCTGCGGGTCTGGCGGTGGCCGCACGACTGGATCAGGCGCACGTCACGCTGTTCGAGCGCTCGGCGCAGATGGCGGACTATGCCCGCCGCACGCTGGCGCTACCGGACAATGCCGCCCTGGCGCCGCGTGTGCGGGTGGTGGAAGCGGACGTGACGCTGCGCGGCAAACCCCGCGTCGAAGCCGGGCTGCTCGACGATCATTTCCACCACGTCATCATGAACCCGCCCTTCAACGATGGCCGCGATCGCCGCACGCCGGATGCGCTGAAGGCAGAAGCGCATGCCATGCCGGAGGATCTGTTCGAGGCCTGGATCCGCACCGCGGGTGCGATCATGATTCCAGGCGGCCAGCTCTCCTTGATCGCTCGGCCGGAATCGGTCGCCGAGATCGTCGCCGCCTGTGGCCGCCGCTTCGGCGGGCTGGAGCTGACCGCGATCCATCCGCGCTCCGGCGAGGACGCGATCCGCCTGCTCGTCACCGCGATCAAGGGATCGCGCGCCAGGCTCAAATGGCGGGCGCCCCTGGTCATGCATGATGATGTCGGTCATGCCTTTGCCCCCTTCGTCGATGACCTGAACAATGGCCGCGCCGCCTATCCCCGCCGGTGA
- a CDS encoding LemA family protein — translation MEIALVALAAVALYVVFIYNGLVKSRNMAEEAWSGIDVQLKRRADLIPNLIETVKGYAGHEKSTLEEVVALRNKAQAVPSGDVAGRAAAEGLLGQALGRVVALAEAYPDLKANENFLELQRSLETVEGEIQMSRRYYNGAARDLNVKVESFPSNLVAGQFGFAKKPYFEIANEADRAVPTVKF, via the coding sequence ATGGAAATCGCACTCGTCGCACTTGCGGCCGTCGCACTGTATGTCGTCTTTATCTATAACGGGCTGGTGAAGTCGCGGAACATGGCGGAGGAAGCCTGGTCCGGCATCGACGTGCAGCTGAAGCGCCGCGCCGATCTCATTCCCAACCTGATCGAGACCGTGAAAGGCTATGCCGGTCACGAGAAGTCGACGCTGGAGGAGGTCGTGGCGCTGCGCAACAAGGCGCAGGCCGTGCCAAGCGGCGATGTGGCGGGTCGCGCCGCCGCCGAAGGCCTGCTCGGCCAGGCGCTTGGCCGCGTCGTGGCGCTCGCCGAAGCCTATCCGGATCTGAAGGCCAACGAGAACTTCCTCGAACTGCAGCGCTCGCTGGAAACCGTCGAGGGTGAAATCCAGATGTCACGCCGGTATTATAACGGTGCGGCGCGCGACCTGAACGTCAAGGTCGAAAGCTTTCCCTCCAATCTGGTGGCCGGCCAGTTCGGTTTCGCCAAGAAGCCCTATTTCGAGATTGCCAACGAGGCGGACCGTGCGGTACCGACCGTCAAGTTCTGA
- a CDS encoding thioredoxin family protein produces the protein MKPSSAVLTLIAAAALSLASAVSAFSAEIKPFQQEAFAAAQKAGQPIVVDITASWCPTCKAQKPIIDTLAKSGDFKDLTIFQVDFDSQKDVVRALGANMQSTLIGYRGTKETARSVGDTKAASIEKLFQSTAM, from the coding sequence ATGAAACCTTCTTCTGCCGTTCTGACCCTGATCGCCGCCGCCGCCCTGTCGCTGGCATCTGCCGTTTCAGCCTTTTCCGCCGAGATCAAGCCATTCCAGCAGGAAGCGTTTGCTGCCGCCCAGAAGGCCGGCCAGCCGATCGTGGTGGACATTACCGCCAGCTGGTGCCCGACCTGCAAGGCCCAGAAGCCGATCATCGACACGCTGGCCAAGAGCGGCGACTTCAAGGACCTGACGATCTTCCAGGTGGATTTCGATTCGCAGAAGGACGTGGTGCGGGCACTCGGCGCCAACATGCAGTCCACCCTGATCGGCTATCGCGGCACGAAGGAAACCGCGCGTTCGGTCGGCGATACGAAGGCCGCGTCGATCGAAAAGCTGTTCCAGTCGACGGCGATGTGA
- a CDS encoding glycine--tRNA ligase subunit alpha encodes MDPKRSFQALILTLHAYWADKGCAVLQPYDMEVGAGTFHPATTLRALGPKPWKAAYVQPSRRPSDGRYGENPNRLQHYYQYQVILKPNPSNLQELYLGSLAAIGLDPLLHDIRFVEDDWESPTLGAWGLGWECWCDGMEVSQFTYFQQVCGIECSPVAGELTYGLERLAMYVQGVDNVYDLNFNGREGEEKISYGDVFLQAEQEYSRHNFEFANTEMLHRHFIDAEKECQALLAAGAPGDNANQRLHKCVFPAYDQCIKASHVFNLLDARGVISVTERQSYILRVRTLAKACGEAFLLTDAGGINLATAAA; translated from the coding sequence ATGGACCCGAAGCGCTCCTTCCAGGCGCTGATCCTGACGCTGCACGCCTACTGGGCCGACAAGGGCTGCGCCGTTCTGCAGCCCTACGACATGGAAGTGGGCGCCGGTACCTTCCACCCGGCAACGACCTTGCGCGCACTCGGCCCCAAGCCCTGGAAGGCTGCTTACGTGCAGCCCTCGCGCCGCCCGTCCGATGGCCGTTATGGTGAAAACCCCAACCGCCTGCAGCATTATTACCAGTATCAGGTGATCCTGAAGCCGAACCCGTCCAACCTGCAGGAGCTTTATCTCGGCTCGCTGGCGGCGATCGGTCTTGACCCGCTGCTGCATGACATCCGTTTTGTCGAGGACGACTGGGAAAGCCCGACGCTCGGCGCCTGGGGCCTTGGCTGGGAATGCTGGTGCGACGGCATGGAAGTCTCGCAGTTCACGTATTTCCAGCAGGTCTGCGGCATCGAGTGCTCGCCGGTCGCCGGTGAACTGACCTATGGCCTGGAGCGTCTGGCCATGTATGTGCAGGGCGTCGACAATGTCTACGACCTCAACTTCAACGGCCGCGAGGGCGAGGAAAAGATCTCCTACGGCGATGTCTTCTTGCAGGCAGAGCAGGAATATTCGCGCCACAACTTTGAATTCGCCAATACCGAGATGCTGCACCGGCATTTCATCGATGCGGAGAAGGAGTGCCAGGCGCTTCTCGCCGCCGGTGCGCCCGGTGACAATGCCAATCAGCGCCTGCACAAGTGCGTCTTCCCGGCCTATGACCAGTGCATCAAGGCTTCCCACGTCTTCAACCTGCTCGATGCCCGCGGCGTGATCTCCGTCACCGAACGCCAGAGCTATATCCTGCGCGTCCGCACGCTGGCCAAAGCCTGCGGCGAGGCCTTCCTGCTGACCGATGCCGGCGGCATCAACCTCGCCACTGCGGCGGCCTGA
- a CDS encoding response regulator → MITVLCVEDERDVRELIVEELQDAGLRVIQAENGKEGLDVILTQRPDIVISDITMPEMDGIAMLGELQINHPQLANMPFVFLTALSDKEKMIEGLGAGAESYLTKPIDFDVLMAKINGLVVRIENRVAAGLEF, encoded by the coding sequence ATGATCACGGTTCTATGCGTCGAAGACGAAAGAGATGTCCGCGAACTGATCGTCGAAGAGCTTCAGGATGCGGGCCTTCGGGTCATCCAGGCCGAAAACGGCAAGGAGGGGCTGGACGTGATCCTGACCCAGCGGCCGGATATCGTGATCTCCGACATCACCATGCCGGAGATGGACGGGATCGCCATGCTCGGCGAATTGCAGATCAACCATCCGCAGCTCGCCAACATGCCCTTCGTGTTCCTGACCGCCCTGTCGGACAAGGAAAAGATGATCGAGGGGCTGGGCGCCGGCGCCGAAAGCTATCTCACCAAGCCGATCGATTTTGACGTGCTGATGGCCAAGATCAACGGGCTCGTCGTGCGGATCGAAAACCGGGTGGCGGCGGGGCTGGAGTTCTAA
- a CDS encoding flagellin N-terminal helical domain-containing protein — translation MTSLVTNTAAISALSSLRAINAAMSDTQAQISSGLRVETAADNAAYWSIGTTMRSDNKALGAVVDAMNLGSATVDVAYAAMESTVDILDEIKSKLVAASEPGVDRGKIQKEIDQLQDQLQSVIDSASFNGENWLKANGTGADVLSTTIVSGFTRDKEGNVALQALDVDLADTVLLNGSGGGLLQFGDGSFDDFGGFVAAYNSQGFFSPGTFTGAFKVAAGDSLSFDMSGPLIAPITVTINRTTVDAALGTAANGTIFGVSDMAAVVNRAIVDAGGSLDDAQVYVTGGTTFVNGSASGQYDTFQAAQITNSGVNEKVSIMDMTIAGSSGSLQGQIGLIETMLQSTTDAAADLGAIQSRLERQTAFTNDLMDSLDKGIGTLVDADMNESSTRLKALQTQQQLSIQALSIANASSQSLMQLFQ, via the coding sequence ATGACGTCGCTTGTCACCAATACCGCGGCAATTTCAGCCTTGTCGTCTCTGCGCGCCATCAATGCAGCGATGAGCGATACGCAGGCGCAGATCTCGAGCGGCCTGCGCGTCGAGACAGCCGCCGACAATGCCGCCTATTGGTCGATCGGCACCACCATGCGCTCCGATAACAAAGCGCTTGGGGCCGTGGTCGATGCCATGAATCTCGGCTCCGCCACCGTCGATGTCGCCTATGCGGCGATGGAATCGACGGTCGATATTCTCGACGAGATCAAGTCCAAGCTGGTGGCCGCCTCGGAGCCCGGGGTGGATCGGGGCAAGATCCAGAAGGAAATTGATCAGCTGCAGGATCAGCTGCAAAGCGTCATCGATTCCGCGAGCTTCAACGGCGAGAACTGGTTGAAGGCGAACGGCACCGGTGCGGATGTCCTGTCGACCACCATCGTCTCGGGCTTTACCCGCGATAAGGAGGGCAATGTCGCCCTGCAGGCGCTCGACGTGGATCTCGCCGATACCGTGCTGCTGAACGGTTCCGGCGGCGGCCTGCTGCAGTTCGGCGACGGATCCTTCGATGATTTCGGCGGTTTCGTCGCTGCCTACAATAGTCAAGGTTTCTTCAGTCCGGGAACCTTTACCGGGGCTTTCAAGGTCGCGGCCGGCGACAGTCTGTCCTTTGACATGAGCGGCCCGCTCATTGCCCCGATCACCGTGACCATCAACCGGACTACCGTCGATGCCGCCCTCGGAACGGCGGCAAACGGCACCATCTTCGGTGTTTCCGACATGGCCGCCGTCGTCAACCGCGCCATTGTCGATGCGGGCGGCAGTCTGGATGACGCACAGGTCTATGTCACGGGCGGCACCACATTCGTCAACGGCAGTGCGTCGGGGCAATACGACACGTTCCAGGCTGCCCAGATCACCAATTCCGGGGTCAACGAAAAGGTCTCGATCATGGACATGACGATTGCCGGCTCCAGTGGCTCGCTCCAAGGCCAGATCGGCCTGATCGAAACCATGCTGCAATCGACGACGGATGCGGCAGCCGATCTCGGTGCCATCCAGTCGCGGCTGGAGCGCCAGACGGCCTTCACCAACGACCTGATGGACTCGCTCGACAAGGGCATCGGCACGCTGGTCGATGCCGACATGAACGAGAGTTCCACGCGGTTGAAGGCCTTGCAGACCCAGCAGCAGCTGTCGATCCAGGCTCTGTCGATCGCCAACGCCTCCAGCCAGTCGCTGATGCAGCTCTTCCAGTAA
- a CDS encoding sensor histidine kinase yields the protein MRKMTWSTLPPWALTACRDILRAATSNRRLSCILDEVLDIVVGITELDLGRNAAIYVADCSTDGHKLLHHRQSEDVTLPRMIDPSDVAGSFPDGFGRTSLYAIPLCTDDDQPATGAVLLFGRTAKRLSAEKIAALHVLCQEIARIIVNRSGQGGSLLNVVELSTDEIYIFDPRSLGIIRSNATASIRTGHTQQALSAMTTVGLKVDISEADYRDRLKPLMSGRCPSVTFDACQRRRNGTVYPVKVHVWRIRGEETDLFAEVAVATADQRKAFGLLEQVFDAIPGGIGVFDNRSRLLMANRRLYDLMNIPPERFPPGSRFEDILRYNAERGEWGDGDLDTMIRERVEQAELGLPYSFERERASGKVLAVRSEPLSQGGYVLSYTDITLRKRAEKELIRNRDELEETVRQRTAEIEAQAAALEEALKQEKNINAMQRQFVAMTSHEFRTPLAIIDGAAQRLIRKRGGIEPEFLADKTHQIRAAVARMVELMESFLSAGRIDTGKVELALSSCSLRKLIDQAITRQKIFSQSHRFECDMTDLPPVVRCDALAVSQVITNLLSNAVKYAPRAPDILIRGWEEDGCAVVSVRDEGVGIDADDIPKMFQTYFRARTSTGIAGTGIGLSLVKQVVSLHGGEIKVESQRGKGSTFIFRLPVRGPAREDIPAIVDEPDAATAA from the coding sequence ATGCGAAAGATGACCTGGTCCACCCTGCCTCCCTGGGCACTGACGGCCTGCCGGGACATCTTGCGGGCCGCGACATCCAACCGGCGCCTCAGCTGCATTCTCGACGAGGTGCTCGATATCGTGGTCGGCATCACGGAACTGGACCTCGGGCGCAATGCCGCAATCTATGTTGCGGATTGCAGCACCGATGGCCACAAGCTCCTGCATCACCGGCAGAGCGAGGACGTGACCCTGCCCCGGATGATCGACCCCTCCGACGTTGCCGGCAGCTTCCCGGACGGGTTCGGGCGTACCAGCCTCTACGCCATTCCGCTGTGCACCGATGATGACCAGCCGGCGACAGGCGCGGTTCTCCTGTTCGGCCGCACGGCAAAGCGGCTGAGCGCGGAGAAGATCGCCGCTCTGCATGTCCTCTGCCAGGAGATTGCACGCATCATCGTCAACCGCAGCGGTCAGGGCGGAAGCCTTCTGAACGTGGTGGAGCTGTCGACCGACGAAATCTACATCTTCGATCCGCGCAGCCTCGGCATCATCCGCTCGAATGCCACCGCGAGCATTCGCACCGGCCACACCCAGCAGGCGCTCTCCGCCATGACGACCGTCGGGCTGAAGGTGGATATCAGCGAAGCCGATTACCGCGACCGGCTGAAGCCGCTGATGAGTGGCCGCTGCCCCAGCGTCACGTTCGATGCCTGCCAGCGCCGGCGCAACGGCACCGTCTATCCCGTCAAGGTGCATGTCTGGCGCATCCGCGGCGAGGAAACCGATCTGTTTGCCGAGGTGGCGGTGGCCACTGCCGACCAGCGCAAGGCCTTCGGCCTGCTGGAACAGGTATTCGACGCGATCCCCGGCGGCATCGGCGTCTTCGACAACCGCTCCCGGCTGCTGATGGCAAACCGCAGGCTCTATGATCTGATGAACATTCCGCCCGAGCGGTTTCCGCCCGGCTCCCGTTTCGAAGACATTCTGCGCTACAATGCCGAGCGGGGCGAATGGGGCGATGGCGACCTCGATACGATGATCCGCGAGCGGGTCGAACAGGCCGAACTTGGCCTGCCCTACAGTTTCGAGCGCGAACGGGCGAGCGGCAAGGTGCTGGCGGTGCGTTCCGAACCGCTGTCCCAGGGCGGCTACGTGCTGAGTTATACCGACATCACGCTGCGCAAGCGGGCGGAGAAGGAACTCATCCGCAACCGCGACGAACTGGAGGAAACGGTGCGCCAGCGCACCGCCGAGATCGAGGCACAGGCGGCAGCGCTGGAAGAGGCGCTGAAGCAGGAAAAGAACATCAATGCCATGCAGCGGCAGTTCGTCGCCATGACCAGCCACGAGTTCCGCACGCCGCTTGCGATCATCGATGGCGCCGCCCAGCGCCTCATCCGCAAGCGCGGCGGGATCGAGCCGGAATTCCTGGCCGACAAGACGCACCAGATCCGCGCGGCCGTTGCCCGCATGGTGGAACTGATGGAGAGCTTCCTGTCCGCCGGCCGCATCGATACCGGCAAGGTGGAACTGGCGCTCTCCTCCTGCTCGCTTCGCAAGCTGATCGACCAGGCGATCACGCGGCAGAAGATCTTTTCGCAGAGCCATCGGTTCGAGTGCGACATGACGGATCTTCCGCCGGTGGTGCGCTGCGATGCGCTAGCAGTGTCCCAGGTCATCACCAATCTTTTGTCCAATGCGGTGAAATACGCGCCCCGTGCGCCGGACATCCTCATCCGCGGCTGGGAAGAAGATGGCTGTGCGGTCGTCTCCGTCCGCGACGAAGGCGTCGGCATCGATGCGGACGACATTCCGAAGATGTTCCAGACATATTTCCGCGCCCGGACATCGACCGGCATTGCCGGCACCGGCATTGGCCTGTCGCTGGTCAAACAGGTGGTCTCCCTGCATGGCGGCGAGATCAAGGTGGAAAGCCAGCGCGGCAAGGGCAGCACCTTCATCTTTCGCCTGCCGGTGCGTGGCCCGGCGCGGGAGGACATTCCAGCCATAGTGGACGAGCCGGACGCGGCAACCGCCGCGTGA